The following proteins are co-located in the Defluviitalea raffinosedens genome:
- the xylA gene encoding xylose isomerase encodes MKEYFEGIKKIQYEGPKSTNPLAFKYYDPEKIVAGKPMKDHFRFAMSYWHTLTAMGADMFGEGTAKRPWAGKEGMELAKARAEAGFEFMSKLGIEYFCFHDLDIAPEGNSLEEKFANLDEISDYILELMKKTGIKCLWGTTNAFSHPRFVHGASTSPNADVFAFAAAQVKKAIDLTKKFGGENYVFWGGREGYETLLNTNTALEQDNYARFLQMAVDYAKKIGFTGQFLIEPKPKEPTKHQYDFDTMTVLGFLRKYNLQDHFKMNIEANHATLAGHTFQHELNMARINGVLGSIDANQGDMLLGWDTDQFPTNIYDAVLAMYEVLKNGGIAPGGFNFDAKVRRGSFEVEDLFIGYIVGMDTFARGLIIADKLLQDKVLESFIEERYASYNEGIGKDIVENKVGFEELTAYALKHDKIVNKSGRQELLEDRINQYIYTL; translated from the coding sequence ATGAAAGAATATTTTGAAGGCATTAAGAAGATTCAGTATGAAGGACCTAAATCTACTAATCCTTTAGCATTTAAATACTATGACCCAGAAAAAATTGTTGCAGGCAAGCCTATGAAGGATCATTTCAGATTTGCTATGAGCTATTGGCATACTTTAACTGCTATGGGCGCTGATATGTTTGGAGAAGGCACAGCTAAGAGACCTTGGGCAGGAAAAGAAGGCATGGAACTTGCTAAAGCGAGAGCAGAAGCAGGATTTGAATTTATGAGCAAATTAGGTATCGAATATTTCTGTTTCCATGACCTTGATATTGCACCAGAAGGCAATTCCTTAGAAGAAAAATTTGCTAATTTAGATGAAATCTCTGATTACATCTTAGAATTAATGAAAAAAACAGGTATCAAATGTTTATGGGGAACAACCAATGCATTCAGCCATCCAAGATTCGTTCACGGAGCATCTACTTCTCCTAATGCGGATGTATTTGCTTTTGCGGCGGCTCAGGTTAAAAAAGCCATTGACCTTACTAAGAAATTTGGCGGAGAAAACTATGTATTCTGGGGTGGAAGAGAAGGTTATGAAACACTTCTTAACACCAATACAGCTTTAGAACAAGACAACTATGCAAGATTTTTACAAATGGCAGTAGATTATGCTAAGAAAATTGGCTTTACAGGACAATTCTTAATCGAGCCAAAACCAAAAGAACCTACAAAACATCAATACGATTTTGATACAATGACTGTTTTAGGATTCTTAAGAAAATATAATTTACAAGACCATTTCAAAATGAATATAGAAGCGAACCATGCGACTTTAGCAGGACATACCTTCCAACATGAACTGAACATGGCAAGAATTAACGGCGTATTAGGAAGTATCGATGCTAACCAGGGAGACATGCTATTAGGATGGGATACAGACCAATTCCCAACCAATATCTACGATGCTGTTTTAGCGATGTACGAAGTGCTTAAAAACGGAGGTATCGCACCTGGAGGATTTAACTTCGACGCTAAGGTAAGAAGAGGTTCCTTTGAAGTAGAAGACTTATTCATCGGATACATTGTTGGTATGGATACCTTTGCAAGGGGTCTTATCATTGCGGATAAATTGCTTCAAGATAAAGTATTAGAAAGCTTTATCGAAGAAAGATATGCAAGTTACAATGAAGGCATCGGAAAAGATATCGTAGAAAATAAAGTAGGCTTTGAAGAATTAACTGCCTATGCATTAAAGCATGATAAGATTGTAAACAAATCCGGAAGACAAGAACTCTTAGAAGATCGAATTAATCAATATATCTATACACTGTAG
- the gltA gene encoding NADPH-dependent glutamate synthase — MPNMSLKKVTMPEQDPNVRNKNFNEVALGYTKEQAMEEATRCLNCKHKPCVSGCPVNVPIPEFIKEVAAGNFEKAYELITSENNLPAICGRVCPQENQCEGVCVRGIKGEPVGIGRLERFVADYHMQHAEKKSVQITKNGIKIAVVGGGPAGLTCAGDLAKLGYDVTIFEALHALGGVLMYGIPEFRLPKALVEKEIETIVDLGVKINKNVVVGRSITIDELFEEGYKAVFVGSGAGLPKFMGIEGESLNGVYAANEFLTRVNLMKAYDFPNNPTPVKVGKKVAVIGGGNVAMDAARTAKRLGAEEVYIIYRRGEEELPARKEEIHHAKEEGIIFKLLANPKKIHGENGWVKAIECVEMGLGEPDESGRRRPVEVEGSNFIMDMDTVIIAIGQSPNPLIRQTTPGLDTHKWGGIIVEEETMHTSKQNVYAGGDVVTGAATVILAMGAGKKAAKAIHEKIQSTMNA; from the coding sequence ATGCCTAATATGAGTTTAAAAAAAGTAACCATGCCTGAACAAGATCCCAATGTAAGAAATAAAAATTTTAATGAAGTGGCACTTGGATATACCAAGGAACAAGCCATGGAAGAAGCAACAAGATGCCTTAACTGCAAACATAAACCCTGTGTATCCGGATGTCCTGTGAACGTTCCTATACCAGAATTTATTAAGGAAGTAGCAGCAGGGAACTTTGAAAAAGCTTATGAACTCATTACTTCAGAAAACAACCTGCCAGCCATTTGTGGCAGAGTATGTCCCCAGGAAAATCAATGTGAGGGTGTATGTGTAAGAGGCATAAAAGGAGAACCGGTAGGTATTGGAAGGCTGGAAAGATTTGTTGCCGACTACCATATGCAGCATGCAGAGAAAAAGTCAGTGCAGATTACAAAAAATGGGATTAAAATTGCAGTGGTTGGGGGAGGCCCTGCAGGACTTACCTGTGCCGGAGACTTGGCTAAATTAGGATATGATGTAACCATTTTTGAAGCTTTGCATGCTTTAGGCGGTGTACTCATGTACGGCATTCCGGAGTTCCGTCTTCCAAAAGCATTGGTTGAAAAAGAAATAGAAACTATAGTAGATCTGGGCGTTAAAATCAATAAAAATGTTGTAGTAGGTCGTTCGATCACAATTGATGAGTTATTTGAAGAAGGCTACAAGGCAGTATTTGTAGGGAGCGGTGCCGGACTTCCTAAATTCATGGGTATTGAAGGAGAAAGTTTAAACGGAGTATACGCTGCCAATGAATTTTTAACCCGAGTGAATTTAATGAAGGCATATGATTTCCCCAATAATCCTACTCCTGTAAAGGTTGGTAAAAAAGTTGCAGTTATTGGCGGCGGTAACGTGGCAATGGATGCTGCCAGAACAGCCAAAAGACTTGGAGCAGAGGAAGTTTATATTATTTATCGCCGCGGAGAAGAAGAACTGCCGGCGAGAAAAGAAGAAATTCATCATGCAAAAGAAGAAGGCATTATCTTTAAACTGCTTGCAAATCCTAAGAAAATCCATGGAGAAAACGGATGGGTAAAAGCCATTGAGTGTGTAGAGATGGGTCTTGGAGAACCGGATGAATCAGGAAGAAGAAGGCCTGTTGAAGTTGAAGGAAGTAATTTCATAATGGATATGGACACAGTGATCATAGCCATTGGACAAAGCCCTAATCCACTTATTCGCCAAACGACTCCGGGCTTAGACACCCACAAATGGGGCGGAATTATTGTAGAAGAAGAAACCATGCATACCAGCAAGCAAAATGTTTATGCCGGAGGCGATGTGGTGACTGGTGCAGCTACTGTGATCTTAGCCATGGGGGCAGGGAAAAAAGCAGCAAAAGCTATACATGAAAAAATTCAGAGCACAATGAATGCATAA
- a CDS encoding sulfide/dihydroorotate dehydrogenase-like FAD/NAD-binding protein produces the protein MYKILKKEKLNEAVELMVVHAPFVARSCQPGQFIILRADEKGERIPLTIADYDREKETVTIIYQIVGYSTQLLSSKQEGDTIPDFVGPLGKPSDLKKHKRVLGIGGGVGAAPLYPQIRKLHEMGVAVDVILGGRSKEFIILDKEFEAICDKVYYATDDGTKGKKGFVTDVLNELLNEGKEYDEIIAIGPLVMMKAVVGITKPKNIKTAVSLNPIMIDGTGMCGGCRVTVGGETKFACVDGPDFDGLLVDFDECMRRQGMYKEEEHSCRIGLGGK, from the coding sequence ATGTATAAAATCTTGAAAAAAGAAAAACTGAACGAAGCTGTAGAGCTAATGGTTGTTCATGCACCTTTTGTAGCACGAAGTTGCCAACCCGGGCAGTTTATCATTCTCAGGGCCGATGAAAAAGGAGAAAGAATTCCATTAACCATTGCAGATTACGATAGAGAAAAAGAAACTGTTACCATTATTTATCAGATTGTTGGATACTCTACCCAGCTACTAAGCAGCAAACAAGAAGGAGATACGATTCCTGATTTTGTAGGGCCCTTAGGAAAACCTTCTGACCTTAAAAAACATAAAAGAGTATTAGGAATTGGCGGTGGCGTTGGAGCAGCCCCCCTATATCCTCAAATACGAAAACTTCATGAAATGGGTGTGGCAGTAGATGTGATTCTGGGTGGAAGAAGCAAAGAGTTTATTATCCTTGATAAGGAATTTGAAGCGATTTGCGATAAGGTCTACTATGCAACCGATGACGGCACAAAAGGCAAAAAAGGATTCGTGACCGATGTACTGAATGAACTATTAAATGAAGGTAAGGAATATGATGAAATCATTGCCATAGGGCCTCTTGTAATGATGAAAGCTGTTGTAGGCATTACAAAGCCGAAAAATATCAAAACGGCAGTATCCCTTAATCCGATCATGATTGACGGAACAGGGATGTGCGGAGGATGCAGAGTGACTGTTGGCGGAGAAACAAAGTTCGCTTGTGTGGATGGCCCTGATTTTGACGGCCTTTTGGTAGATTTTGACGAATGCATGAGAAGGCAGGGAATGTATAAGGAAGAAGAACATTCTTGCCGCATTGGACTAGGAGGAAAGTAA
- the gdhA gene encoding NADP-specific glutamate dehydrogenase, whose product MEFKSSYLQEVMDRVIAKNPAELEFHQAVREVLHSFEPVLERHPEYIKAGIVDRIVEPERVIMFRVSWVDDNGKVQVNRGFRVQFNSAIGPYKGGIRFHPSVNLGVIKFLGFEQIFKNSLTGLPMGGGKGGSDFDPKGKSDGEIMRFCQSFMTELQRHIGADTDVPAGDIGVGAREIGYMYGQYKRLRNEFTGTLTGKGLTYGGSLVRTQATGYGCCYFTEEMLRTKGESFEGKTVVISGSGNVAIYAAEKAQQLGGKVVALSDSNGYVYDAEGIKLDTVKQIKEVERKRIKEYINYHPNAEYHEGCSGIWTIPCDIALPCATQNELDGEAAATLVKNGCIAVAEGANMPSTPEAVEIFLKNGILFGPGKAANAGGVAVSGLEMSQNSMRYSWTFEEVDAKLKQIMANIHKSAQDAAKEYGHEGNYVVGANIAGFLKVAEAMLAQGIAY is encoded by the coding sequence GTGGAATTTAAAAGCAGCTATTTACAAGAAGTCATGGATAGGGTCATTGCTAAAAATCCGGCTGAACTTGAATTTCATCAAGCAGTGAGGGAAGTACTCCATTCCTTCGAACCGGTTCTTGAAAGACATCCCGAATACATCAAGGCAGGGATTGTTGACAGAATTGTAGAACCGGAAAGAGTGATCATGTTTAGGGTATCCTGGGTTGATGACAATGGCAAGGTTCAGGTAAACAGGGGCTTTAGAGTACAATTTAACAGTGCTATAGGACCTTATAAAGGAGGCATCCGATTCCATCCTTCTGTAAATCTCGGGGTTATTAAATTCTTGGGCTTCGAACAAATCTTTAAGAATTCTTTAACTGGTCTGCCAATGGGCGGAGGTAAAGGTGGAAGCGACTTTGATCCTAAAGGAAAATCTGACGGAGAAATTATGCGTTTTTGCCAAAGCTTTATGACAGAGCTTCAAAGACACATCGGTGCAGATACGGACGTTCCAGCAGGAGATATTGGTGTTGGAGCAAGAGAAATCGGATATATGTATGGACAATACAAAAGACTTCGCAATGAATTTACAGGTACATTAACTGGAAAAGGCTTAACCTATGGGGGAAGTTTAGTTCGTACTCAGGCAACAGGATATGGCTGCTGCTACTTTACAGAAGAAATGTTAAGAACCAAAGGAGAATCCTTTGAAGGTAAGACTGTAGTGATTTCAGGATCTGGGAATGTTGCCATTTATGCAGCAGAAAAAGCACAGCAACTGGGCGGAAAAGTTGTTGCTCTTAGTGATTCCAATGGATATGTTTATGATGCAGAAGGCATCAAATTAGATACAGTAAAACAAATCAAAGAAGTTGAAAGAAAGAGAATCAAAGAATATATCAACTATCATCCAAATGCAGAGTATCATGAAGGATGCTCAGGAATTTGGACAATCCCTTGTGACATTGCACTTCCTTGTGCAACACAGAATGAACTGGATGGAGAAGCTGCAGCAACCTTAGTGAAAAACGGATGTATTGCAGTGGCAGAAGGGGCCAATATGCCTTCTACACCAGAAGCTGTTGAGATTTTCCTTAAGAACGGTATTTTATTTGGACCTGGAAAAGCTGCCAATGCAGGAGGCGTTGCTGTTTCAGGTCTCGAAATGAGTCAAAACAGTATGAGATATTCCTGGACTTTTGAAGAAGTGGATGCAAAATTAAAGCAAATCATGGCAAATATCCACAAGAGTGCTCAGGATGCGGCTAAAGAATATGGCCACGAAGGTAATTATGTGGTAGGAGCTAATATTGCAGGATTCTTAAAAGTAGCTGAAGCAATGTTGGCACAGGGAATAGCTTACTAA
- a CDS encoding PAS domain-containing sensor histidine kinase, with translation MIDTDAKKLEKGQIWLDIAKEGANDGFWGLDIPQNTIYYNGKIREYFDGDKSTLYMPIEFLKEIIHPMDIDYVNETLKRYLKREISIFKTECRVAIQPSNYEWVLIQGKGIWDENDEPLYLAGSYTLLKDFTNAVNHHYDIKRQLKETSALLDTIFDSIPDPIYIKDTEDRIIQCNMAALDLWGYTSEEVIGKKCTDLKMCSKPCTESITQKACQSKKTEKIQTYIEKLEKWVEIMAYPVFDKDTNEVQLVMEHIKDITDLKKVELILQENIKCQEKLLKEAQRDNKAKTEYFTNVSHELKTPLNIILSTLQLLETFYLPSEKEKKYASIMKQNCYRLLRLLNNTIDVTKIDSGFFKLHLENADIVYVVKQITLSVEQYIKNKSINLLFESKVSKQIMAFDAEKIERIMLNLLSNAAKFTLPGGVIKVGIEKQDEKILISVKDTGIGIPSQKQHVIFQRFGQVDSSATRQYEGSGIGLFLVKSLVEMHNGTIHVQSEEHKGTEFIIELPIKVLKEKAKEPLNNERSSYKNVEMLNIELSDIYE, from the coding sequence TTGATTGATACGGATGCCAAAAAACTGGAAAAGGGTCAGATTTGGCTAGACATAGCAAAAGAAGGAGCCAATGATGGTTTTTGGGGTCTGGATATACCTCAAAATACAATCTACTATAATGGAAAAATCAGAGAGTATTTTGATGGAGATAAATCCACCCTGTATATGCCTATTGAGTTTTTAAAAGAAATCATACATCCTATGGACATTGATTATGTTAATGAGACTTTAAAACGTTATTTGAAAAGAGAAATATCCATTTTTAAAACAGAATGCAGGGTAGCCATTCAGCCTTCAAATTATGAATGGGTTCTCATTCAGGGAAAAGGCATTTGGGATGAAAATGATGAACCGTTGTATCTGGCGGGCTCCTATACTTTACTTAAAGATTTCACGAATGCAGTAAACCATCATTATGATATAAAAAGGCAATTAAAAGAAACTTCGGCCCTTTTGGATACGATTTTTGACAGTATCCCTGATCCAATTTACATTAAAGACACTGAAGACAGGATTATTCAGTGCAACATGGCAGCTCTTGATCTTTGGGGATATACCAGTGAAGAAGTCATCGGGAAAAAATGTACAGATCTTAAAATGTGCAGTAAGCCTTGCACGGAGTCGATCACCCAAAAGGCCTGTCAGTCCAAAAAGACTGAAAAAATCCAAACCTATATAGAGAAACTGGAAAAATGGGTGGAGATCATGGCATATCCCGTTTTTGACAAAGATACGAATGAAGTTCAGCTTGTGATGGAGCACATTAAAGATATCACAGATTTGAAGAAAGTAGAACTCATCCTCCAGGAAAATATAAAATGTCAAGAGAAATTACTTAAGGAAGCGCAACGCGACAATAAAGCCAAAACAGAGTATTTTACCAATGTATCCCATGAGTTAAAAACGCCTTTAAACATCATTTTATCTACGTTGCAGCTTTTAGAAACTTTCTACTTGCCTTCTGAAAAAGAAAAGAAGTATGCAAGTATTATGAAACAAAACTGTTACAGACTTCTTCGTCTGCTCAATAATACTATTGATGTAACAAAAATTGATTCCGGCTTCTTTAAATTGCATTTGGAAAATGCTGATATTGTTTATGTTGTTAAGCAAATTACTTTGTCGGTTGAGCAATACATAAAAAACAAATCGATTAACCTTCTGTTTGAAAGTAAAGTCTCCAAGCAAATCATGGCTTTTGATGCAGAAAAAATAGAGAGAATTATGTTAAATCTTTTATCCAATGCTGCCAAGTTTACTCTACCTGGAGGCGTCATTAAAGTAGGAATAGAAAAACAGGATGAGAAAATCCTTATATCCGTAAAAGATACTGGCATAGGTATACCATCCCAAAAACAACATGTGATTTTTCAGAGATTCGGTCAGGTAGATTCCAGTGCTACACGGCAATATGAGGGAAGCGGAATAGGATTGTTTCTTGTTAAATCTTTAGTGGAAATGCATAATGGTACCATTCATGTGCAGAGTGAAGAACATAAGGGGACAGAATTTATCATCGAACTTCCAATCAAAGTTCTTAAGGAAAAAGCCAAAGAACCCCTTAATAATGAAAGAAGTTCTTATAAAAATGTCGAAATGCTCAATATAGAGCTTTCAGATATTTATGAATAG
- a CDS encoding DsrE/DsrF/DrsH-like family protein: MSKKLNLLMFSGDYDKALAALILANTARDMDMEVTMFFAFWGLFLLRTGENGNTEEKSPYEKLFGMMTPKGPEELPLSKMNFSGLGKKMLIDMMEEDGAPRLINFLNGARKRGVNFYGCKLSMEIMGISKEELIPEVEVIEAKEYLKDALESDIQLFI, from the coding sequence TTGAGCAAAAAATTAAACTTACTCATGTTTAGCGGCGACTATGATAAAGCTTTGGCGGCTCTTATTTTAGCCAATACGGCAAGAGACATGGATATGGAAGTAACCATGTTCTTTGCGTTTTGGGGACTCTTTTTGCTTAGAACAGGAGAAAATGGAAATACAGAAGAGAAAAGTCCTTATGAAAAACTGTTTGGAATGATGACACCAAAAGGACCGGAAGAACTTCCACTTTCTAAGATGAATTTCAGTGGATTAGGGAAGAAAATGTTGATTGACATGATGGAAGAAGATGGGGCCCCAAGACTCATAAACTTTTTAAACGGAGCAAGAAAAAGAGGAGTGAATTTTTATGGCTGTAAGCTTTCTATGGAAATTATGGGGATCTCGAAAGAAGAGCTGATTCCTGAGGTAGAGGTCATAGAAGCCAAAGAATATCTTAAAGATGCTCTTGAATCAGATATCCAGCTCTTTATTTAA
- a CDS encoding aminotransferase class V-fold PLP-dependent enzyme encodes MNPYGFRKWVVGVEGKVPLINGKCVTGVNFDNGATTPPLISVMDAVNRFAFWYSSVHRGTGYKSRLSSQIYEKGREIVCDFVGADSKKDVVIFTSNTTQAINKAAIKLGEKGGKEVVLSTAMEHHSNDLPWRNHFHVDYIGIDGHGRLDMGDLERKLKKYEGKVKIVTMTGASNVLGYINPIYKAARIAHQYGAKIFIDGAQLVPHTSVDMKSHKDPEHIDFLAFSAHKLYAPFGIGVLIGPREVFVGEPSDPGGGTVKFVTHDEVVWNDPPQNEEGGSPNVIGVVALIQAIRTLNAMGMNAIEAHERKLAAYAMYKLTQIPDIELYGDIHDIEDRLGIISFNIKGVPHRVVALALSYEGGIAVRNGCFCAQPYIQMLLKLSKEEIKAYIEDETKTRPGMVRISLGFYNTFQEIDRLAALLECIVRNKKYYIDQYENLD; translated from the coding sequence ATGAACCCATATGGATTTCGAAAGTGGGTGGTGGGTGTAGAGGGGAAAGTCCCCCTCATAAATGGGAAATGTGTAACGGGCGTTAATTTTGATAATGGAGCCACTACTCCTCCTCTCATTTCGGTGATGGATGCGGTGAATCGTTTTGCTTTTTGGTATTCTTCTGTTCATAGAGGAACTGGATATAAATCAAGACTGTCTTCACAGATTTATGAAAAGGGCAGGGAAATTGTCTGTGATTTTGTCGGAGCTGATTCTAAAAAGGATGTGGTCATCTTTACCAGCAATACAACCCAGGCCATTAATAAAGCAGCTATAAAATTAGGAGAAAAAGGGGGAAAAGAGGTTGTATTATCTACAGCTATGGAACATCATTCCAATGATTTACCTTGGAGGAATCACTTTCATGTGGACTATATTGGAATCGATGGGCATGGACGGCTGGATATGGGAGATTTGGAGCGTAAACTTAAAAAATACGAAGGGAAAGTAAAGATCGTTACCATGACAGGAGCATCCAATGTACTGGGATATATTAATCCAATCTATAAAGCAGCAAGAATTGCGCATCAGTACGGAGCTAAAATATTCATAGACGGAGCACAGCTCGTTCCCCATACTTCTGTTGATATGAAATCTCACAAAGATCCGGAGCATATAGACTTTTTGGCGTTTTCTGCCCATAAACTGTATGCGCCTTTTGGCATCGGGGTTTTAATTGGGCCCAGAGAAGTTTTTGTTGGAGAACCTTCTGATCCCGGCGGGGGAACGGTAAAATTTGTTACCCATGATGAAGTGGTGTGGAATGATCCGCCACAAAATGAAGAAGGAGGCTCTCCCAACGTCATAGGAGTTGTAGCCCTTATACAGGCTATAAGAACCCTTAATGCAATGGGAATGAATGCCATTGAGGCTCATGAAAGAAAGTTGGCAGCCTATGCAATGTATAAATTAACTCAAATCCCCGATATAGAACTATATGGAGATATTCATGATATAGAGGATAGATTAGGTATTATTTCTTTTAATATTAAGGGAGTTCCTCACCGGGTTGTGGCATTGGCCTTGTCCTATGAAGGCGGTATTGCAGTGAGAAATGGCTGTTTTTGTGCGCAACCTTACATTCAGATGCTCTTAAAGCTTTCTAAAGAAGAAATCAAAGCCTACATAGAAGATGAAACAAAAACTCGGCCGGGGATGGTCAGAATCAGTCTGGGGTTTTATAATACTTTCCAGGAAATTGATCGTTTGGCTGCATTATTAGAGTGTATTGTACGGAATAAAAAATATTATATTGATCAGTATGAGAATTTAGATTAA
- a CDS encoding FAD-dependent oxidoreductase, translated as MMNKSVVVIGGGPAGLCSAIEVAKAGGEVLVIDENHKAGGQLFKQIHKFFGSKEHKAGMRGIYIGEMLLKEAEDLGIEIWLNTEVVGLNANKEVWVIQNKKKSLTVQGERIIIATGAQENPINFPGWTLPGVMGAGAAQTMMNIHRVRPGNKVLMVGSGNVGVIVSYQLIQTGIEVAGIIDVGEKAGGYEVHMAKLRRAGVPFYPRHTIKRALGSTCVEGAEIVEVDEHFKPIEGSEKILDVDTICLATGFTPLGELAWMAGCAFLYNPSLGGHIPVHDENMETSIKGIYVAGDITGIEEASIAMEEGRMAGLAVAWSLGLYEKEEYIKYAASVKNRLSQLRHNIHEGKSQKSMVLPSKERLLKGAVAIVECTQEIPCNPCEASCPRHAIMIGDQISNTPKIDYEKCIGCGLCVPACPGQAITLRDYIFSEEEVALSIPYEFLPLPKKGENVMAVNKDGQAVCPAKVVRVVQSPKYEGTAVVTISYPRKFFYEVASIKI; from the coding sequence ATGATGAATAAATCCGTAGTGGTCATTGGAGGTGGACCTGCAGGTCTTTGCAGTGCCATTGAAGTGGCAAAGGCAGGAGGAGAAGTGCTTGTCATTGATGAAAATCATAAGGCAGGAGGACAACTTTTTAAACAGATCCATAAATTTTTCGGTTCTAAGGAACATAAGGCAGGTATGAGAGGGATATATATAGGAGAAATGCTTCTTAAGGAAGCAGAAGATTTAGGTATTGAGATATGGCTTAATACAGAGGTAGTAGGGCTTAATGCCAATAAAGAAGTATGGGTAATTCAAAATAAAAAGAAGTCTTTGACGGTCCAAGGGGAAAGAATCATTATCGCAACAGGAGCCCAGGAAAATCCCATCAATTTCCCTGGATGGACGCTCCCTGGGGTGATGGGTGCAGGCGCAGCCCAGACCATGATGAATATTCATAGGGTTAGGCCTGGGAACAAAGTGCTTATGGTAGGATCGGGAAATGTAGGGGTCATTGTATCCTATCAACTCATACAGACAGGCATAGAAGTGGCAGGAATTATCGATGTAGGGGAGAAGGCGGGCGGATATGAGGTTCATATGGCAAAGTTAAGAAGAGCCGGGGTGCCTTTTTATCCGAGGCATACGATAAAAAGAGCTCTTGGAAGTACTTGCGTAGAAGGAGCGGAGATTGTAGAGGTGGATGAGCATTTTAAACCCATAGAGGGCAGCGAAAAAATTTTGGATGTCGATACCATCTGCCTTGCTACGGGTTTTACCCCTTTAGGAGAACTGGCATGGATGGCAGGTTGTGCCTTTCTGTACAATCCTTCTTTGGGAGGGCATATTCCTGTTCACGATGAAAACATGGAAACCAGTATAAAAGGTATCTATGTTGCAGGAGATATAACGGGAATAGAAGAAGCGAGCATCGCCATGGAAGAAGGCAGAATGGCAGGCCTTGCAGTGGCCTGGTCTCTGGGGCTTTATGAAAAAGAAGAATATATAAAATATGCAGCTTCTGTTAAAAACAGGCTTTCTCAGCTAAGACACAATATTCATGAAGGAAAAAGTCAAAAGAGCATGGTGCTTCCATCCAAAGAGAGGTTATTAAAAGGAGCCGTTGCAATCGTTGAATGCACTCAGGAAATCCCTTGTAATCCCTGTGAAGCTTCCTGTCCCAGGCATGCAATAATGATTGGAGATCAGATCAGCAATACACCCAAAATAGATTATGAGAAATGCATCGGGTGCGGACTTTGTGTTCCTGCCTGCCCGGGTCAGGCCATCACCCTTAGAGACTATATTTTTTCAGAAGAAGAAGTTGCCTTATCCATCCCCTATGAATTTTTGCCCCTCCCTAAAAAAGGAGAAAACGTTATGGCGGTGAATAAAGATGGGCAGGCAGTATGTCCTGCAAAAGTCGTTCGGGTGGTCCAGTCCCCTAAATATGAAGGGACAGCAGTAGTGACCATTTCTTATCCAAGAAAATTTTTCTATGAAGTTGCTTCAATTAAAATATAA
- a CDS encoding (2Fe-2S)-binding protein, translated as MNRIMEHPILGKMEDKKEVAIWVDGKILKAYEGEMIAATLLANGIKVCRYTRKRKEPRGVFCAIGRCTDCVMVVDGIPNVRTCITPVRDGMKIETQKGLGSWERSEKDDE; from the coding sequence ATGAATAGAATTATGGAACATCCTATATTAGGAAAGATGGAAGATAAAAAAGAAGTTGCCATCTGGGTAGATGGCAAGATCCTTAAAGCCTATGAAGGAGAAATGATTGCTGCCACGCTGCTTGCCAATGGCATTAAAGTCTGCCGTTATACCAGAAAAAGAAAAGAACCCAGAGGAGTCTTTTGTGCCATAGGGAGATGTACGGATTGTGTCATGGTTGTGGATGGTATTCCAAATGTAAGAACTTGTATTACCCCAGTGAGAGATGGAATGAAAATAGAAACCCAGAAGGGCCTGGGCAGTTGGGAGAGAAGTGAAAAAGATGATGAATAA
- a CDS encoding (2Fe-2S)-binding protein — protein MEDIIICRCEEITQREIEEAIEDGANTFNEVKRFTRCGMGLCQGRTCRVRIEKMIQEITKNLPRQGTYRQPVRPVNLGIEGDLLNE, from the coding sequence ATGGAGGATATTATTATATGCAGATGTGAAGAAATTACTCAAAGAGAAATTGAAGAGGCCATAGAGGATGGAGCAAATACCTTTAACGAAGTAAAAAGATTTACAAGATGCGGCATGGGACTGTGTCAGGGACGGACTTGCAGAGTGCGAATAGAAAAAATGATCCAAGAAATAACGAAAAACCTTCCAAGGCAGGGAACCTATAGACAACCCGTCCGTCCAGTTAATCTTGGAATAGAAGGTGATCTTTTAAATGAATAG